Below is a genomic region from Raphanus sativus cultivar WK10039 chromosome 4, ASM80110v3, whole genome shotgun sequence.
GTGATGCCTTTCTttcctgtcctcaactccttatatagtctcctaggtcggttgGCTTTGACCTAATCCGTCCCCTTCGTTATGGGCCTTTTGGCTTAAAGGCCCAGTCGAGAAGACTGCTCGGCCCGAGCCGCCTGATCGTTTCCATCGGCTTCTCGTCGTTCAGCTATAGAGGTCTCGAGCCGAGTCGCGGCTCGTCAGAAGCCGTCTCCGAGCCGGTCATCCTTTGAATGGTAGTAATGGGCCTCCtattcgctgggccttgtggatggtgccaatccatccccaacaagATCCAACAAAACGATAAGATCATCCAAATCGTGTCCACACTGATTAAAGGTTTCAGAATTTGAAGTCTGTTTAAAGTTTACGTTATGTGTGTTAATGGGTGAGTTTAATCACAACAAGACATAGGCGGTGTCGTGTAGTGTTGGAGTCAAGTATTCAAACGCAAGTGACGTTTTACTGTCTAAACTAAGAACACGACTGATGATGGATGGATGATCACTGCTTCCTCTTTTGTAGCATTGACGTTGACTCAGCTTTTAAACTCGCCTGGCCCCAAGGTGgtattggaaaataaaaaactgaAACTTTGAACAACTTCAGATTGCTTGGGACTTTTCTCCTCCTCTTTAGATAACTTACTTAATTTAAATACTATATCAAGAAATAAATAGTCTATTTTCTTtcattctttttatatttcacaacttaacctttttaattaaatttaaaatagtctattttagttaattttttgtCTGATCACCAAACCCATTACAAGTgttttttaacctttttttttttatgaacgATGTAATCTTTTGACTTGGGCTCTAGCACTATAGTTTACTTTGACATGGTCTCATGGGTGTAGTTCTTGGAAGATAACCTTCTCTTTTGTATAAACTGGTTACTGATTAGTTGTTACACTGAGCTTTTCTTTTGCAACAGTTTCTGGTATTcaattaaagaaaattatatggaTTTGTATCAGTAAAGAACACATAATAATTGGTGGTGTGGTGGTAACGTATATGATTGTCTTATGTGTGATATTGACAACAAATGTCCATAGGGACCATCAAGAAAAGATATTCTTTATCTTGTGTGTTATTTTGTTAATCgtaacaaaaactaaaaatcgcCATTAACCATTGATTAATTAATCTCCCAACAGTATGAACAAGAGACTCCATAGAATAGATAGCCACCAAGCTCAGGACAATAACAAGAGATGTTCATAACAAAACCAAGAGAGCTACATGGGACTACTACATCTACAAACACTAACTTTTAAATCCGATTCGATCACATAACTTTCCACGACTCAAGCGTCGGGAAGTAACTATCTAACTCCACGGCGGAGCCACCACCACCAACAACACCGGACTTCACCGTCGCCGCCGTACGCACCGGCGCTGAAACAGAGCTGAAATCGTTGACCATGTTCTCCTGGTGATGGTTCGACAAAAACGACGACGTATCGAGCGTGGGAACAGCCGAGGAAGATGGTGGAGGAGGTAGCCTGCTAGCGAGCCTATGCGGCTCCGGCTTCACGACCGGAGAGAAAATGCCGGGGGAAGAAGAACCGACGAACTTCGCGCCGGTGACTTGCTGAACCATATGCCGGAAGTTAGCCGCGTCCGCCGTTATAAACGTGGTCTGAGACTTCTTCGTGGAGACTCGAGACCGGCGTTTCGCCGGTTTGTCTCCGGGACCAACACGCTTCCGCTTCACACCTCCGACGACGGAGATGTCCGGATCTGAGACGAAGGAGACGTTAGAGAGGGTCTGAGGAGGAGAAAGATCGgagacggcggcggcggcggcggagtcAAAGTAAGCTGAGGGAGAGAAAGAATCGCCGGCGGGTGTGGTGGATGTGGAGATGGATCTGTGAAGAGCTTTGGCGAGTACGTCACTGTCGTGATCTGGAATTAACCAAGAGTCGATGTTGAAGCTTTGTCGGAACGACCAAGGCTCAACGCTCGCTAATCCATCAAACGAcgccatttttttgttttttttttaactgcgGTGAAATTTGGAATTGAAGAcggtaaaaaaaaatcgaatagAGATTTTTGGGGCTCTCTGTTTTTTGTTTATAGGAGTGGAGAAGAAGTTAGAGAGTGAAATAATGAAGGCGGAAGGGGAGAGATAATAAATAGGACGGCGGCGAGAGAGAGTGTATAGAGAGAAAACGCgtagagaggagagagagagagaaagtcaGACACGCGTCAGCAGTGTTGTACGGATGTCTGACTCAGCTCTGTTTGGTCTACGGTCTTAATTGATTAAACCCATAAATCCATGACCAAACTTATCCCGTATTAATTACGGATAATGACGTATAATAATAtactagagtttttttttttaatgtggacAGAGTTCTTTAGCGTTGTTTTAACTGATGCATCATTTCTATCAAATTTTCTATGAAGTTATGAATTTGTAATGTGatatagtttctttttttttgtcacggtGATATAGTttcaaaactattaaataacattttaaaaacctatgtcgatgtaaattatttttaaaaatttaggagCTACATGCTAATATTTCACTTGTCTATATTTAAGGCCGGTTCTGTTCATAAACACATGAATGCAACTTGTTTACATGATCTCTTGTCGTGCACCGACTACATTGTCTGTTCCGTCCAAACCGTTTGGATGCAAACTTGAAACAAATAGAAAGAACGAAAGGGAAACGTGCTATATTACGTAATGCAAGTAAAACCTGTGTGAGTAATACTAACAGAAGAATATATAgtatttagcaaaaaagaagaagaatatatatagCACTTAGCTAGCTCCTAGACTCCTAGTCTTCTTTTAATGtgccctttttttttttttttgtcatctgatgGATTTTTATAGATTTAAACCGAGAAATACATACACAAAGCCGGCAAAGATATTATCTTTCTATCTTTCCGGAGTCATAAGCCGACAAGGTACATAATACCCCTTATGTATAGACGAATAtgtatttgattttaaaacGGTTCTTGTTTTGTGTTGATATTTGTTAAACTTCAAAAAATTAACGGTCGGTGAGACGCATCGTATCAAATTTTGGTTTCTATTATAGTGTGACAATGTACACTTATCTAAATTCTCTTGTCTGTCTAAATCTATACGAACCtacaaaaaatgaaacaaacatACATATCTAAGATTGCAAGGAAGAACATTAAAAGAATATCTGATAATAAATCCCACCATCCATGGTTTGACCCATTCGCCAACATACTACGTACGTGATCAAGTCATTTTCCTGTGGagtatatattatacatatataccaAGAGTTTGACCTAttcaatggttttttttttccacttcCTTTATTTTAATGAGAAATTTCCCTATTGTCAAATGGGTAAGGCAATTAAAAGCTAAGTTAAAGTTGAGCAAGTTAATTGTATGGTGGTTTAACCAATGACAACACCAAAATTTTCCCGAAAAAATTGACAACAATAAATAGACACTGATTATAATTTATTGACTGTCGTTTTGATATTTAAAACCTAAACATGTAGCTTGTCTCTGTTGATCCGGAACAACCTATAAGGCTATAGCTTAGCTAAACTGATCTTCAATCTGGTATTTAAGTGGAGAGTAGTTTCGAGGACTGTTTAAATCCCCACTTAGATAACGTTTCTTTGCTAAACTGGTTTAATACCATTTCATCCGGTTCAATCTGTGTAACTATGTAAACCATACCCCGTTCGGAATGATTgttaatcaaatatattaaaagaaagctaaactgatattaatatatgtgattCAAAGTCGCAAGTTTATTGACTTTTAATTCCACCAGTGACTGGCCAATTTACACTCTTTGCATAGGTTTTATATTGTATAATAAAGGTGTACATCTTCAAACCCAAGACTGGTATACAGCAACGACGGAGAATTAtgtctatttaaaatattaattagaaCAATACGTACTCATTCTAGTGTGAGATTTGAATTTCAGAATATTGACATATTTCTTCCACAGAAGCAGTACAGTCTTATACTGTATATAGTAGCTGaaatatgttttcaaaataagacATTGATTTGGGATCAATAAGATTCTGAATATACATAGGTGAAAAGGATTGGTTCAAACCTCAGTAGAAAAAAAAGGATTGGTTTATACTAATTAGCATGATTTCCCAATGTGAATGCTATTTTATACTATGTGAAAGTTTTATCtggaaaacatattaaatatcatGAATtgctttttaattttcttacaCATGCATGCACTAGACTGGACATATATTTCGTTTAAATTTATACTTCTATCACATACATGCAAATTAACTTAATTAGTCGTATGTAACTGAAAGTAACAAGTGTGTCAAAAGCGACAAGTTTTTTTCCTAAAGCGACAcacttgttacaaaaaaaaatgttctaaaatTATACTAAATGATACTGTAACGTGGGAGTCGTGACTGACTGTGAGAGCATCTCCATTAGTGAGACTGGGTTCGAattccaaaacaaaattttttattaatttttttttctttttaatttaaaaaaaaaaaaaatagaacggaaccaatcgcgggccgccacgtgGCGTGGAGCCCGTAAAACAGTTAAGAAACAGGTTCACTCAGAAGGATTTTTAAGAGACAGGTTCAAAGTGAAAGTGGGTCTcacgatttttttaatatatttttttttttggaacagtTAAGGATTAGGGGTATAAAACCCCTAATGGAGATGCTCTGAGACTTTTGCATGAATCATGCATGGGGTAACTGAAAATAATTATTCGCCTCgcaatcttttttttctctttacgCAAAACGCGTCTCGCTCTCGCGTCTCCCAATGTCTCATCCTGCTTGGTATCTTTACACTGTTCACCTCAGAGCCCCATTCTTATCTCTTCTTattttctccatttcttttcaaTAAGAAAAACTAATTCATTTGCACATggctttgtttttttaatttatcataTAACCTATCAAatagtcttttcttttccttcGCTGAATAATTATGTTTACTTCATATGTG
It encodes:
- the LOC130510555 gene encoding calmodulin-binding protein 25-like — protein: MASFDGLASVEPWSFRQSFNIDSWLIPDHDSDVLAKALHRSISTSTTPAGDSFSPSAYFDSAAAAAVSDLSPPQTLSNVSFVSDPDISVVGGVKRKRVGPGDKPAKRRSRVSTKKSQTTFITADAANFRHMVQQVTGAKFVGSSSPGIFSPVVKPEPHRLASRLPPPPSSSAVPTLDTSSFLSNHHQENMVNDFSSVSAPVRTAATVKSGVVGGGGSAVELDSYFPTLESWKVM